The genome window TTATCAGAGATTAAATCAATAGCTGCATACATATCCATATGATCTTCTTCTGCACGTAACAGCAACTGGGACATTGGAATTGTAACCTCTACCTTGGATGTTTTATCATTGTACGTTTTTAAATTCACATTTACTTGTGCATCTGGTGATTCAGAAAAATATCTTTCTAATTTAGAGATTTTCTTTTCGACATACTCTCTAATTGCTGGAGTTACCTCAATGTTTTCTCCTCTAATGTTGAAATTCATAAGTTACTCCTCCTTTATAGTTTCCAGTGCAAGTCTTATTTTTTCCTTATAGGAAATGAAAATATACCATATAAGGAATTATTTTGACTATACTATCTATTTCTATCATACCCTGGCAAAATCCTGCTAAAACGATAAGAAATTTCGACAAAATTGTGAACTTTTTAAATACAAACGCTTACTATTATTCTATCAAAAATTATTTTCAACAAATTTTTATGTTAGAAAATGTTTCAAATCGATTAACAGCGGTTATATATACACCATAATCAAAACGTTTAGCTCGTACGAAAATAAAGTGACTGATTACCACCTAGTAAAAAGAACTAGTTCTTTGAAAAAAGAAGATAGGCAAGTGTTAGTATAACCAGTATTTTCTATTTCAAAAGTAGAGGCTATTGAAGTTAAATATCTATACAAAGATTCTCCCTTTTGAAAAACATTTCGACATAATCTATGAGAAGAAGCCTATATTCCTAACAATAGATGGAATTATGAGTATTACTTATTCGGTCGGTGTCGAGTTTTAGCGAAATTAATCAAAATATTTTTACAATTCAATGTTTTATATTTGCTACAATGAACACATTAAGAATTTAACCTGGAGGTAAAAGAATGAGTGAAGCAATTTTACAGAATCAGCCTGAATTAGAACTAAAGGAAATGGAAGAGGAAGAGTACTATTACAAGTTGTGGGAAGACGATCGTTTATAGGCCGAAATAGATCTACTTGATAAGAAAGGAAAGAACATTTGCTTTTTTAAGAAGTGTTCTTAAAATTTGAAATCTTCCTGGTAAAATAAGTAATAAATTACTTTCTTTTGAATTTCTAACAAATGAACTTTGATAACGCATACTGGAGGGATCTATTTTGAATAAAAAATGTATTGCAATGCTATTGGCTGGCGGAAGAGGGACAAGACTAAAAAAACTAACAGAAGAATTAGCAAAACCGGCAGTACCCTTTGGGGGAAAATACCGTATTGTTGATTTTACATTAAGTAATTGCCGTAATTCAGGAATAGATACTGTTGGTGTATTAACACAATATCAGCCGCATGTACTGCAAAATTACATTAAAGACGGAAAAGATTGGGATTTGGACAGCAGAGATGGCGGACTAAGCATCCTCCCTCCATACCAATGTGGTACAGAAGAACGCTGGTATGATGGTACAGCCCATGCTATCTATCAAAATATATCCTATATTGACCAGTATAACCCGGATTATGTTCTCGTTATTTCTGGTGACCATATTTACAAAATGGATTATAATTTAATGCTGCAGCAGCATATCAAAACAGGGGCAGATGCAACAATTTCTGTTACGGAGGTTCCTTGGGAGGAAGCAAATCGTTTCGGTATTATGAACACAGATGGCACCAATAATCGAATCGTCGACTTTGAAGAAAAACCATCTAATCCTAAATCAAATCTAGCTTCCATGGGTGTATATATTTTCAAATGGAAAACGCTTAAATCTTATCTACAAAAAGAAGAAAAGAACGAATTATCTTCTAAGGACTTTGGAAAAGATATTATTCCTGCCATGCTGACAGATAACCGCAAACTACATGCTTACACATTTAAAGGTTATTGGAAGGACGTTGGGACAATCGACAGCTTCTGGGAAGCAAATATGGACTTATTATCAAAGGAAAGCAATATCTTTCTAAATGACAAAGACTGGACCGTATTTACCCACGAACAGTGCTACGCCCCGTCCTATATCGAATCTTCCGCTACCGTAAATCGCTCCATTATCAGTGAAGGCTGCGAAATTTATGGAACTGTTGAAAACTCTGTTATCTTCAATGATGTCATTATCGGAAAAGGAGCAATCGTCAAAGATTCCGTACTCCTACCTGGAACCGTTATCGGCGAAAA of Niallia circulans contains these proteins:
- a CDS encoding glucose-1-phosphate adenylyltransferase, encoding MLNKKCIAMLLAGGRGTRLKKLTEELAKPAVPFGGKYRIVDFTLSNCRNSGIDTVGVLTQYQPHVLQNYIKDGKDWDLDSRDGGLSILPPYQCGTEERWYDGTAHAIYQNISYIDQYNPDYVLVISGDHIYKMDYNLMLQQHIKTGADATISVTEVPWEEANRFGIMNTDGTNNRIVDFEEKPSNPKSNLASMGVYIFKWKTLKSYLQKEEKNELSSKDFGKDIIPAMLTDNRKLHAYTFKGYWKDVGTIDSFWEANMDLLSKESNIFLNDKDWTVFTHEQCYAPSYIESSATVNRSIISEGCEIYGTVENSVIFNDVIIGKGAIVKDSVLLPGTVIGENAVIEKSVTACNVTVGDHSIIAPKDADSEIILIGESIENKQTRVGLSRVI